A genomic region of Torulaspora delbrueckii CBS 1146 chromosome 7, complete genome contains the following coding sequences:
- the TDEL0G04880 gene encoding agmatinase, producing the protein MKITKSCLLLSSAAYIQAASIPEQMFLSCERSDGNPNHQASPHTKTTGNKSFLDAYFGNFLDGVADAVTVKGKREPLPLPDEIRGLAVHDNYEYPDPDDLRDINGSAVLYRGGEFGYIDTFAHLPLTNCFDPELYEKESFDIAVIGAPFDSGVSYRPGARFGPSGIRLGSRRLAPAYSVYNEKLNPYKNWAKIVDCGSPPVTPLDNRIAIDQIYRANRAAGKHSVTKKNKFDHPKIVTLGGDHTITLPAIKAAFENWGKISVIHFDSHLDTWNPYYFGGNVTDYQSLNHGTYLHWAHEKGLLSDTSIHAAIRGPYPGKKDVEHDISCGFDRILARDIDKIGADGIIKKIKQRVGDSPVYITVDVDSMDPSTAPASGTVEPGGWTSRELLTVLDGLDGINIIGGDVVEVSPPYDTAAEITSVVAAQVADSIISLMVLQGESDTTDSE; encoded by the coding sequence ATGAAAATCACTAAGAGCTGCCTCTTACTATCGTCAGCAGCTTACATCCAAGCTGCTTCAATCCCGGAGCAGATGTTTCTCAGCTGTGAACGCAGCGATGGAAATCCCAATCATCAAGCTTCTCCTCACACCAAAACAACTGGCAACAAGTCATTTTTGGATGCCTACtttggcaatttcttggatgGCGTTGCGGATGCTGTGACTGTCAAGGGTAAACGTGAACCACTTCCTCTCCCAGATGAAATTCGCGGTCTTGCTGTCCATGACAACTACGAGTATCCAGACCCTGACGATCTGAGAGATATCAATGGCTCAGCGGTTCTTTACCGTGGTGGTGAATTTGGGTACATTGATACCTTCGCTCATCTTCCCTTGACCAATTGTTTTGATCCTGAATTGTACGAAAAGGAATCCTTTGATATCGCGGTGATTGGTGCTCCATTTGATTCTGGAGTTTCCTATAGACCAGGTGCTAGATTCGGGCCATCAGGTATTAGACTTGGTTCCAGAAGATTGGCTCCCGCTTACTCTGTCTATAACGAGAAGCTAAACCCTTACAAAAACTGGgcaaaaattgttgattGTGGCTCACCACCAGTGACTCCGCTCGACAACAGAATCGCCATCGACCAAATCTATCGTGCCAACAGAGCTGCAGGAAAACACTCTGTTACGAAAAAAAACAAGTTTGATCATCCTAAGATTGTCACTCTTGGAGGTGACCATACCATCACCCTTCCAGCAATTAAAGCTGCTTTTGAGAACTGGGGGAAAATCTCAGTCATTCATTTTGACTCTCACTTGGATACCTGGAATCCTTATTACTTTGGTGGGAACGTCACGGACTATCAATCGTTGAATCACGGTACGTATTTGCACTGGGCTCATGAAAAGGGTCTATTATCTGATACGTCTATTCATGCTGCCATTAGAGGCCCCTACCCTGGTAAAAAAGATGTTGAACACGACATTAGTTGTGGATTTGACAGAATTTTGGCCAGGGACATTGACAAGATTGGTGCAGACGGAATTatcaaaaaaatcaaacaaaGAGTTGGGGACAGCCCTGTGTACATCACTGTTGATGTCGACTCTATGGATCCTTCGACGGCTCCTGCTAGTGGTACTGTCGAGCCAGGTGGATGGACTTCCAGAGAACTACTAACCGTTCTAGATGGATTAGACGGTATTAACATCATAGGAGGAGATGTTGTTGAGGTTTCTCCACCCTACGATACCGCAGCCGAGATTACCTCAGTCGTTGCTGCCCAAGTGGCCGATTCCATTATTTCCCTGATGGTTTTACAAGGAGAGTCCGACACAACTGACAGCGAGTAA
- the TDEL0G04890 gene encoding Zn(II)2Cys6 transcription factor, whose amino-acid sequence MARVSGTPRKRYSHNGCKECKRRKIKCDEGKPVCWHCDRLEKSCQYLQVKEAEYSVRKVTHLPKAGSIQTALYGEETNSGGTPATPVVSSTGNRPHEVEAGQLHDSFTAYWAPLLANDLSDLVNSTLSEMTAIEEPESPFYSIPNGITPGSSASVEQVMFQTNVPFSYLNLTGENQFYMKEFYNEFSNVILPFQASSDGIMINPVRDILMIYARDSHYLLYALLACGARSSHRKSSLPEDQSSYKLYLRRCLETLTAAMERDMMGSLDSILLTILVLTCDSASHTRQEWRAHLRGAKDLLSKNDTQKAHSMIFFLCKSWYSSIEILAGLVSPKGGTLKTGEELDLLICNRLEEVSALRKLNIVSDEGFSLFHGYSMELVVIMKDLIKILRREGKSQQDYCAITELISSVRKQLDFQVIDKSGIVPNSHPYYPKEMNENNTSFSNNIAVTYVDGKKLALSWLDISHRSYALAALLTIFTKLLNIDKGNAFVQSMVEDLISTACCFDGTGGFLKSYCYFVLQWPMLVAGTNSTMEEHKIRVETFFRLVAQLGSGSAGFALARLRRIWTNGPAAENETTNGIDMVTY is encoded by the exons ATGGCCAGAGTGAGTGGTACGCCGCGTAAAAGATATAGCCACAACGGCTGCAAAGAGTGCAAACGAAGAAAGATTAAG TGCGATGAAGGGAAACCAGTTTGTTGGCATTGTGATAgacttgaaaaaagttgTCAGTACCTACAAGtaaaagaagctgaatACAGTGTTAGAAAAGTAACTCACTTACCTAAAGCTGGGAGTATACAAACTGCATTATATGGGGAAGAAACTAATAGCGGAGGTACCCCTGCAACTCCAGTTGTATCCAGTACTGGCAACAGACCTCACGAGGTAGAGGCTGGTCAACTACATGATTCTTTCACGGCTTATTGGGCTCCCTTGTTGGCAAATGATCTTAGCGATTTAGTTAACTCAACTCTAAGTGAGATGACGGCTATTGAGGAGCCTGAAAGTCCGTTTTACTCAATACCAAATGGAATCACTCCTGGCAGTTCTGCCTCGGTTGAGCAGGTCATGTTTCAAACCAACGTTCCTTTCAGCTACTTGAACTTGACAGGAGAAAACCAATTCTATATGAAAGAATTCTACAACGAGTTCTCTAATGTTATTTTACCTTTCCAAGCCAGTTCTGACGGCATCATGATTAATCCTGTCAGAGATatattgatgatatatGCACGAGACTCGCACTATCTCCTGTACGCACTGCTGGCTTGCGGTGCTCGATCATCCCATCGTAAAAGCTCTTTACCTGAAGATCAGAGTAGCTATAAGCTTTATTTACGGAGGTGTTTGGAAACTTTAACTGCAGCCATGGAACGGGACATGATGGGAAGCTTGGACTCGATTTTATTAACTATCCTCGTTTTAACTTGTGACAGCGCATCGCATACACGGCAAGAGTGGAGAGCCCATCTCCGCGGTGCTAAAGATCTGCTTTCGAAGAATGATACGCAGAAAGCACACtcgatgatattttttttatGCAAATCGTGGTATTCTTCTATCGAAATACTGGCGGGATTGGTTTCTCCAAAAGGAGGCACTCTCAAGACTGGCGAAGAGCTTGATCTTCTAATATGCAATCGACTGGAAGAAGTTAGTGCGCTGCGCAAGCTGAACATTGTTAGTGATGAGGGTTTCAGCTTGTTTCATGGGTATTCTATGGAGCTGGTCGTAATAATGAAAGACCTCATCAAGATTCTTAGAAGAGAAGGGAAGTCTCAACAAGACTATTGTGCGATCACTGAGTTGATTAGCAGTGTGAGAAAGCAATTGGATTTTCAGGTTATTGACAAAAGCGGTATTGTCCCCAACAGTCATCCTTACTATCCTAAGGAGATGAATGAGAATAATACGAGCTTCTCCAATAATATCGCAGTAACCTATGTTGATGGTAAAAAGCTCGCTTTGTCATGGTTAGATATATCCCATCGTTCTTATGCACTGGCGGCTTTACTAACTATTTTCACCAAGCTACTGAACATAGATAAGGGAAATGCGTTCGTTCAATCGATGGTCGAAGACTTGATATCTACAGCTTGCTGCTTTGATGGAACCGGTGGCTTCCTAAAATCATACTGTTACTTTGTGCTGCAATGGCCTATGTTAGTCGCTGGTACCAACAGTACTATGGAGGAGCATAAAATTAGAGTAGAGACTTTCTTCCGGCTTGTAGCACAGCTTGGCTCTGGATCTGCAGGTTTTGCTCTGGCCCGATTGCGAAGGATTTGGACAAATGGACCAGCAGCAGAAAACGAAACAACTAATGGAATTGATATGGTAACCTACTGA
- the TDEL0G04900 gene encoding uncharacterized protein translates to MRQLVPRNCKAVPLITLSVYHIFPLIPKGLVVDDNLMLFLFIRIYKFCYHSWLVLSFAKFLRWLANRGRLEESFDIIVAAKGNREDAQVKLQLEEMKEQVMIDRKAVDFSYRRQFRKKTIRKTIISVSAQIWQQLCGMDVMMYFMVYNFKMAGYSGSTVLVSGSIQYVLNVVMTIPALFLVDKVGHRLVPIT, encoded by the coding sequence ATGCGCCAACTGGTACCAAGAAATTGTAAAGCCGTTCCGCTGATTACGCTATCGGTGTATCACATATTTCCTCTTATTCCAAAGGGACTTGTTGTGGATGATAATTTGATGCTCTTCCTATTTATCCGGATTTATAAATTTTGTTACCACAGTTGGTTGGTACTTTCTTTTGCCAAATTTCTAAGATGGCTTGCAAACCGTGGTCGCTTGGAAGAGTCCTTTGACATTATTGTTGCCGCTAAAGGTAATCGTGAAGATGCACAAGTCAAGTTGCAGTTAGAAGAGATGAAGGAACAGGTAATGATCGATCGAAAAGCTGTCGACTTCAGTTACAGGCGCCAATTCCGTAAGAAGACCATCAGAAAGACAATCATCAGCGTTTCTGCTCAAATATGGCAACAACTTTGCGGTATGGACGTTATGATGTACTTTATGGTCtacaatttcaagatggcCGGTTACAGTGGATCAACTGTCTTAGTCTCAGGTTCCATTCAGTATGTTTTGAACGTTGTCATGACCATCCCAGCCCTTTTCCTGGTGGACAAAGTTGGCCATAGGCTCGTGCCTATCACATAA
- the TDEL0G04910 gene encoding bifunctional protein GAL10: MTMTESKVSGKYVLVTGGAGYIGSHAVAELIENGYKCVVVDNLCSSSYESVARLELMTKHYIPFCKVDLCDREGLEKVFQDYDIDSVIHFAGLKAVDESTKIPLKYFNNNIVGTLVLLELMEKYHVEKLVFSSSATVYGDANRFPNMIPIPEECPLGPTNPYGHTKFTIEKMLQDLYASNTSTWKFAILRYFNPIGAHPSGLIGEDPLGIPNNLLSYMAQVATGRREKLYVFGDDYDTRDGTPISDYIHVVDLVKGHIAALEYLDAHSPDGLCREWNLGSGTGSTVFEVYRAFCKASHTKIPYEVTGRRPGDVVNLTVKPERAQRELKWKTELDIGVACSDLWKWATKNPSAFQLKGLKAEFAGAVNDYDNRFTTLGAGSKFEATIANLGATLVDLKVNGQSVLLGYSRAEDYVSDGGNYIGATVGRFANRIKEGRFTLQDGPHKLTVNNCGNANHSSISSFHLKKFLGPLTENPCKDVYTAEFLLLDDHSIPNEFPGDLEVLVKFTLNVTEMSLKFSYQAQLINGEATPINMTNHTYFNLNKINNEQSISGTEVSICSNKSLEVSEGALIPTGKIIDRDIATFDSARPTTLGEDGPTYDYCFISDDNKDLKSPDSRSQNELCPILKAYHPESKITMEVSTTEPTFIFYSGDNLFGKFIPRQGFCVEQGRYIDAINRDDWKDCVLLKRGDVYTSETQYRFEN, encoded by the coding sequence ATGACAATGACTGAAAGTAAAGTATCAGGCAAATATGTGCTGGTGACTGGTGGTGCAGGTTACATTGGATCGCATGCAGTTGCTGAATTGATTGAGAATGGATACAAATGTGTTGTGGTTGATAACTTGTGCAGCTCATCCTACGAATCTGTGGCTCGGTTAGAGTTAATGACAAAACATTACATTccattttgcaaagtggATCTATGTGACCGCGAAGGACTAGAAAAAGTGTTCCAAGACTACGACATTGATTCTGTCATTCACTTCGCCGGTTTGAAAGCTGTCGATGAGTCAACCAAGATTCCTTTGAAATACTTTAACAACAATATAGTGGGAACTTTAGTTCTTCTGGAATTGATGGAGAAGTACCATGTTGAAAAGCTGGTGTTCTCGTCTTCGGCTACAGTGTACGGAGATGCCAACAGATTCCCTAATATGATTCCGATCCCTGAAGAGTGCCCATTGGGTCCTACTAACCCATATGGTCACACGAAGTTTACGATTGAGAAGATGTTGCAGGATCTTTATGCCAGTAACACGAGTACATGGAAGTTCGCTATTCTGCGTTACTTCAATCCTATTGGAGCTCACCCTTCAGGACTAATTGGTGAGGATCCTTTGGGTATTCCAAACAACTTACTGTCATACATGGCTCAAGTCGCTACTGGCAGACGTGAGAAATTGTATGTGTTTGGCGATGACTATGATACTAGAGATGGTACACCAATCAGTGATTATATTCATGTGGTAGACCTTGTCAAGGGTCACATCGCGGCATTAGAATACTTGGACGCTCATAGTCCTGATGGACTGTGTCGTGAATGGAACCTGGGATCAGGCACAGGTTCGACTGTTTTCGAAGTCTACCGCGCCTTTTGCAAGGCGTCCCACACGAAAATTCCCTACGAAGTTACTGGTAGAAGACCTGGTGACGTTGTAAATTTGACTGTCAAACCAGAAAGAGCTCAACGTGAATTGAAATGGAAAACAGAGCTGGATATTGGTGTCGCATGTTCTGATTTATGGAAATGGGCTACGAAAAATCCTTCTGCTTTCCAGTTGAAGGGACTGAAGGCTGAATTTGCTGGAGCAGTTAATGACTACGATAACAGATTTACCACACTTGGAGCCGGTTCAAAATTCGAAGCTACTATAGCCAATCTAGGTGCTACTCTTGTCGATTTGAAGGTAAACGGTCAATCAGTGCTTTTGGGTTATTCGCGAGCTGAGGATTATGTTTCTGATGGTGGTAATTACATTGGTGCTACCGTTGGTCGTTTTGCGAACCGTATTAAGGAGGGTCGGTTCACTTTGCAAGATGGTCCTCACAAGTTGACGGTTAACAACTGTGGTAACGCTAATCATAGTAGTATCagttcttttcatctcaagaaatttttgggACCGTTGACTGAGAATCCTTGCAAGGACGTTTACACTGCTGAGTTTCTTCTGTTAGATGACCATTCAATACCAAATGAATTCCCGGGCGACTTAGAAGTCCTCGTAAAATTTACTTTGAACGTTACCGAgatgtcattgaaatttAGTTATCAAGCTCAGTTAATAAATGGTGAAGCTACTCCAATCAATATGACTAACCACAcatatttcaatttgaacaaaattAACAATGAACAATCTATCAGTGGTACAGAAGTGAGTATTTGTTCAAACAAATCGCTTGAAGTCAGTGAAGGAGCATTGATTCCTACAGGTAAGATCATCGATAGAGATATCGCCACATTTGACTCCGCCAGACCTACTACTTTGGGTGAAGATGGTCCAACGTATGATTATTGTTTTATTTCTGATGATAACAAAGACTTAAAATCGCCCGACTCAAGAAGTCAAAATGAATTATGTCCCATCTTGAAGGCCTACCATCCAGAATCGAAAATTACCATGGAAGTCTCAACCACAGAACCAACGTTCATTTTCTATAGTGGTGACAAtctttttggaaaatttaTACCAAGACAAGGATTTTGTGTCGAGCAAGGGAGATATATTGATGCAATTAACCGTGATGACTGGAAGGACTGTGTTCTTCTAAAACGTGGCGATGTTTACACTTCAGAAACCCAATACCGCTTCGAGAACTAA
- the TOG1 gene encoding Tog1p, with product MDESTVVMNKSMNFPGRIVKAPRTPKACDNCRRRKIKCSNISPCLNCVASALKCVHSQEPKRLNTSFFESPFKLNHDLSSLKDSLAGLSNRLLSANSQEVKNHIKGAILALEKVEKVDLESITQIQYDAIESYTGTHSIETAMVSKPHLFDRFPIGTNSNVDPPLNAHFGMYTPLVYFTSIGISHLMTKLLQIQDYRGTRETMYLHLKFLDLSSEIYMSLEPELGQDSKISSQFEDLLCMLPCNVENEIFQFRKKPMRKCSDMLHSCSHIQHCLQKAFCQPILKSTLIESYIKAVEKLATLCCKAFGLSVLTGPGRSPSPDILIEIIDEMYWVFDSKSTGMLIALACRSLLDSGYGRWEYNVGINEKSADNKRKIWWKCFWWDRWSAMSTGKPPILSEETSNCPFPREVMCLKVDDEMDCLALAEGVDLKASNLEGCLSFGYILLAKTISFAFSSMLYSQEFTAYRRYSSDVWRNSDQTLIELKKRHHQLVETFRLVDIKVTPIVQSNLQEQRCHRLYMFIKTTSVFISQELCSLFTRLQKCLPTKEASLVVDLMRRSAQHLFENSKDALLNVLKLEDTKALIEHGKIYIFIHAKHGLSDGGQLGTNRTSSDKFLVNMCEICGRLTDLGNNSNLRHRSLLGSVACFITARMCCQACMGSQRKTKEQLFGVPEESGAQIIKVGRNVMDSKSSLYAVL from the coding sequence ATGGATGAGTCTACTGTTGTGATGAACAAATCGATGAACTTTCCCGGTCGAATTGTGAAAGCACCCAGGACTCCGAAGGCTTGTGACAACTGTCgaaggagaaaaatcaaatgTAGTAACATCAGCCCATGTCTAAATTGTGTGGCATCTGCATTGAAATGTGTTCATTCTCAAGAACCTAAGAGATTGAATACGTCTTTTTTTGAATCACCGTTCAAGTTGAACCATGATTTGtcatctttgaaggattctCTAGCAGGGTTGTCAAATCGACTTTTGTCCGCTAACTCGCAAGAAGTCAAGAATCATATCAAAGGAGCCATCTTAGCATTGGAAAAAGTGGAGAAGGTGGACTTAGAGTCTATAACACAAATCCAATATGACGCAATTGAAAGCTACACTGGGACTCATTCTATTGAAACAGCAATGGTCAGTAAACCGCACCTTTTTGATAGGTTTCCGATTGgaacaaattcaaatgtTGATCCACCACTCAATGCGCACTTTGGGATGTACACACCGCTAGTTTATTTTACGTCAATTGGAATTAGCCATTTGATGACAAAACTACTTCAAATTCAGGACTATCGAGGGACTCGGGAGACAATGTACCTTCACCTAAAATTTCTAGACCTTAGTTCTGAAATTTACATGAGCCTGGAACCAGAATTGGGTCAAGATAGCAAAATTTCTagtcaatttgaagatttactTTGCATGTTGCCTTGCAATGTCGAGAATgagatatttcaatttcgCAAGAAACCGATGAGAAAATGTTCTGATATGCTTCACTCTTGCAGCCATATACAGCACTGTTTGCAAAAGGCTTTTTGCCAACCAATTCTAAAGTCAACTTTGATCGAGTCATATATTAAAGCCGTTGAAAAGCTTGCCACACTATGCTGCAAAGCGTTCGGTCTGTCAGTCCTTACTGGGCCAGGACGTTCGCCCTCTCCTGACATTCTGATTGAGATCATTGACGAGATGTACTGGGTGTTTGATTCCAAGTCTACGGGTATGTTGATTGCTCTAGCTTGCCGATCGCTTCTCGATTCAGGTTATGGCCGCTGGGAGTACAATGTTggaatcaatgaaaaatcagCTGACAATAAGCGAAAGATATGGTGGAAATGTTTTTGGTGGGACAGGTGGAGCGCAATGAGCACTGGGAAACCCCCAATACTTTCCGAAGAAACAAGCAATTGCCCGTTCCCTCGTGAGGTGATGTGTCTCAAagtcgatgatgaaatggaCTGCCTTGCCTTGGCTGAGGGCGTTGATCTAAAGGCGTCTAATCTAGAAGGATGCTTGTCTTTTGGTTATATTTTGCTCGCAAAAACTATATCCTTTGCATTTTCATCGATGCTGTATAGCCAAGAGTTTACAGCCTATAGACGCTATTCCAGTGATGTTTGGAGAAATTCCGATCAAACTTTAATTGAATTAAAAAAGCGTCAccatcaattggttgaaaCCTTCCGCTTAGTTGACATCAAAGTGACTCCTATCGTACAATCAAATTTGCAAGAGCAACGATGCCATCGACTTTACATGTTCATCAAGACTACAAGTGTATTCATATCTCAGGAGTTATGTAGCCTTTTCACGAGGTTGCAGAAGTGCCTTCCCACCAAGGAAGCATCACTTGTTGTTGATCTAATGAGGCGAAGTGCCCAGCATCTCTTCGAAAATTCTAAAGATGCATTGTTAAATGTTCTTAAGCTTGAAGATACCAAAGCACTAATAGAACATGGcaaaatatatatatttatTCATGCTAAACATGGCCTTTCAGATGGTGGCCAATTGGGAACAAATAGAACGAGCTCTGACAAGTTTCTTGTCAACATGTGTGAAATCTGTGGCCGCCTTACGGATCTTGGTAACAACTCAAACTTGCGACATCGTTCATTGCTTGGTAGTGTTGCCTGCTTCATTACAGCGCGTATGTGCTGTCAAGCATGCATGGgatctcaaagaaaaaccaAAGAACAGCTCTTCGGGGTTCCCGAAGAATCCGGTGCTCAAATCATTAAAGTCGGGAGAAATGTCATGGATAGCAAAAGCTCGTTATATGCTGTACTCTGA
- the PUG1 gene encoding Pug1p: MSEDSNTSNDSSGYQLYHYVPNKGAAILFVVLFLLGTFVSAFQVFFWARRTSSVRMNEAFEVCSTKDLGNTETKFVGETCVRYASVSKQDRKLKVSSISCCFIPFFIGCIFEAIGYVARAISASNKQALVPFIIQSVLLLVAPALYAGSIYMLFGRLLRAMECQKLMLVSSRFGTAVFVTGDVLSFLLQSAGGGLMAKEDQADTGSRLVIGGLVVQIVFFGFFIINELRFSVRVDPVCPFFRRLSRKWLYFNWVLLISSLLIMVRSIVRLIEFVEGSDGFIISHEVFIYVFDALPMFLVIVLFCAALYFGNIFSVIDECRNSKNAAIVRHPIQLEEESF, from the coding sequence ATGAGCGAGGATTCTAACACTTCAAATGACTCCAGTGGTTACCAACTTTATCATTATGTGCCCAATAAGGGAGCTGCAATTCTCTTCGTGGTTTTATTCCTGCTAGGGACTTTTGTTTCTGCTTTCCAGGTTTTTTTTTGGGCCCGAAGAACCTCTTCGGTAAGGATGAATGAAGCATTCGAGGTTTGTTCTACAAAGGATTTGGGCAATACAGAAACAAAGTTTGTGGGAGAAACATGTGTGAGGTATGCATCTGTTAGTAAACAGGATAGAAAGCTCAAGGTATCCTCGATCTCATGTTGCTTCATACCCTTTTTCATTGGGTGCATATTTGAAGCAATTGGTTATGTAGCGCGTGCCATTTCAGCTTCCAATAAGCAAGCACTAGTACCATTCATTATTCAGTCGGTTCTCCTGCTGGTCGCACCGGCGCTTTATGCCGGGTCAATTTACATGCTTTTTGGGAGGCTGTTACGTGCAATGGAGTGTCAAAAGTTGATGCtcgtttcttcaagatttggAACTGCTGTCTTTGTCACAGGCGATGTTTTAAGTTTCTTGTTGCAGTCTGCAGGTGGCGGTCTAATGGCCAAAGAGGATCAGGCAGACACTGGGAGCCGGCTGGTGATTGGCGGTCTAGTGGTGCAGATTGTGTTTTTTGGctttttcattatcaacGAACTACGTTTCTCTGTCAGGGTAGATCCAGTCTGTCCCTTTTTCAGGCGTCTATCTAGGAAATGGCTTTATTTTAACTGGGTTCTGCTCATTTCGAGCCTGTTGATTATGGTGCGGTCCATTGTAAGGCTGATTGAGTTCGTTGAGGGATCCGATGGCTTTATTATTTCACATGAAGTCTTTATCTATGTCTTTGATGCTCTTCCTATGTTCTTAGTCATTGTATTATTCTGCGCAGCACTATATTTTGGAAATATATTCAGTGTGATTGATGAGTGTCgaaattccaaaaatgCCGCCATTGTACGGCATCCTATTcaattagaagaagaatctttcTGA